GACCGACGCGGCGTTCGTGGCGAACCGCTTCCGCGTCATCGAAACCCGCACCCCGCGCGCGTGAGCGCGCTCGAGCTCGACGCCGGCGCGCTCGCGCGCGCCTGCGCGGCGGCGATGCTCGAGCGCGACGCGGCGTCGCGCGCGCTCGGCGTGGTGATCGACGAGGCGCGGCCCGGCTACGCGCGCGTCTCGCTGACGGTCACCGAGACGATGGTGAACGGGCACGCGATCGCGCACGGCGGGGTCACGTTCACGCTCGCCGACTCGGCGTTCGCGTTCGCCTGCAACTCGCGCAACGAGCCGAACGTCGCGCTGCAAGCGTCGATCTCGTACATCAGCGCGGTGCGGCTCGGCGAGCGGATCACCGCCGAGGCGCAGGAGCGCTCGTCGAAAGCGAAGACCGGCGTCTACGACGTGACGGTCACGCGCGGCGAAGGCGACTTGGTCGCGCTGTTCCGCGGCGTCTGCTATCGAATCAAGGGGACCGTGCTGAGCGGCACGACCGGCGATGCGACCGCGCTGGAGGGAGCCGGCACCTGACCCGGGTCGAGCGCGCGCGCGACGGCACGCTGCTGCTGCGGGGGGAGCCGCTCGGCGCGCATCTGCCGACGTGGAACGCGCTGCTCGACGATGCGGCGCAGCGTGCGCCGCACCGCGCCTTCGTGGTCGAGCGCGACGCGCGCGCGGTCTGGCATGAGCTCACCTTCGCGGACGCCGCGGAGCGCTCGCGCCGCATCGGCGCCGCGCTGCGTGCGCTCGGCGCCTCGGAGTCGCGCCCGGTGATGATCCTCGGCGCGAACGGAATCGAGCACGCGCTGATGACGTTCGGCGCGCTGCGCGCCGGCATTCCGGTCGCGCCGATCTCGCCGGCTGCCGCGCACGGCGGACGGGCGCGGCTGCGCGCGCTCGCGGAGGTCGTGCGGCCCGGCGTCGTCTTCGCATACGACGGTGCAGCGTTCGGCGCCGCGGCGCACGCGGTCGCGGCGGAGGCCGCGTTCGTCAGCGTGACGGAGCCGCTGCCCGGCGTTCCCGCGCACGACTACGCGCGGCTGCTGCACCATCGGCCCTTGCCGCGCGACGCGGTCGCGGTGAGCGGTGAGACCATCGCGAAGATCATGTTCACCGCCGATCTCGCGGACGAGCCGAAAGCCGTGGTGACGACGCACGCGATGCTGTGCGCGATGCTGCAGGGCGTCGCGCAGGCCTGGCCGTTTCTCGACGCGCGCCCGCCGGTAATCGTCGACGCGCTGCCGTGGAGCGGCGCGCTCGGCGGCAACCTCGTGCTGGGAATCGCGCTGCGCGGGGCCGGGACGTTGTACGTCGACGACGGCGGTGCGGCGGAAGGGTTTGCGCGGCGCCAGAGCTTGCGCGCGGAGCTGCAGCCGACGCTAGCGTTCGACGTTCCGCGCGGCTGGTCGGCGTGGGCGCTGCGCTTGCGCGCGGACGACGAGCTTCGGCAGCGCTGGCTCGCGCGGCTTGACCTCGCGTGCTGGAGCGGTGCGCCGCTCGCGCCGGCGGCGCGCGACGCGCTGCGCGCGATCGGCGTCCCGCTCGCGGCGGCATGGGGGATGACCGAGACCTCCGGCCCGGTCGCGCTCAGCGTCGGGGCCCAGCCGAAGTACGACGCGCTCGGCGCACCGCTCCCCGGCGTCGAGCTCAAGCTGGTGCCGCACGGCGACGCCTACGAGGCACGCGTGCGCGGACCGCAGGTGACGCACGCGTATTACTGGCGGCCGGATCGGACGGCGGCGGCGTTCGACGAGGA
The window above is part of the Candidatus Eremiobacterota bacterium genome. Proteins encoded here:
- a CDS encoding AMP-binding protein, with the protein product MVERDARAVWHELTFADAAERSRRIGAALRALGASESRPVMILGANGIEHALMTFGALRAGIPVAPISPAAAHGGRARLRALAEVVRPGVVFAYDGAAFGAAAHAVAAEAAFVSVTEPLPGVPAHDYARLLHHRPLPRDAVAVSGETIAKIMFTADLADEPKAVVTTHAMLCAMLQGVAQAWPFLDARPPVIVDALPWSGALGGNLVLGIALRGAGTLYVDDGGAAEGFARRQSLRAELQPTLAFDVPRGWSAWALRLRADDELRQRWLARLDLACWSGAPLAPAARDALRAIGVPLAAAWGMTETSGPVALSVGAQPKYDALGAPLPGVELKLVPHGDAYEARVRGPQVTHAYYWRPDRTAAAFDEEGFFRTGDLVRPIDARKPARGIELVARTDGRFKLSSGAWVHRAALRATFLAECSDAADLLVTGEGRDEIGLLVCPSEDALRLDRDVLRAQIAGAMRRIARDDGVSDNPSRALIVRALVVRKPPAALVARLHASEPDAEVIVV
- the paaI gene encoding hydroxyphenylacetyl-CoA thioesterase PaaI, giving the protein MLERDAASRALGVVIDEARPGYARVSLTVTETMVNGHAIAHGGVTFTLADSAFAFACNSRNEPNVALQASISYISAVRLGERITAEAQERSSKAKTGVYDVTVTRGEGDLVALFRGVCYRIKGTVLSGTTGDATALEGAGT